From Kogia breviceps isolate mKogBre1 chromosome 2, mKogBre1 haplotype 1, whole genome shotgun sequence, one genomic window encodes:
- the DAPL1 gene encoding death-associated protein-like 1, with amino-acid sequence MASEVQVQLSALKGGHPPAVKAGGKRISKKQEIGVLERQTKKTGLEKTSAIANAAKIQTMDALNDTLEKLSHKFPAIMHMAHQKPRPALEKVTPLKRIYIIQQPRKC; translated from the exons ATGGCAAGTGAAGTGCAAGTCCAGCTCTCCGCACTGAAAGGGGGGCATCCTCCTGCAG TAAAAGCTGGAGGAAAGCGAATTTCCAAAAAACAAGAAATTGGCGTCTTGGAGAGACAAACCAAGAAAACGGGATTAGAGAAAACAAG TGCCATTGCAAATGCTGCCAAAATACAGACGATGGATGCCCTGAACGATACACTGGAGAAG CTCAGCCATAAATTTCCAGCAATAATGCACATGGCACATCAAAAACCCAGACCTGCTCTGGAGAAGGTCACTCCACTGAAAAGGATCTACATTATTCAGCAGCCTCGAAAATGTTAA